Part of the Phocoena phocoena chromosome 8, mPhoPho1.1, whole genome shotgun sequence genome, GGCGggagtcccccccaccccctggggcCTGACAGACCTCGCGGCCGCCCCAAGTGGGCACTTTTGCAACCCATCCTTTTAGTGAATTCTGCCCCTgtggcccgggggggggggggggggggggccttgcTAGAGACTGCAAGCTCCCTGAGGGTAAGGTGCGGGAGGAATGGGGATAGGAGCGGCCACTAGGATCCAGACCCCGACTAGTAATCCTTCCTTGCCATTCACACCCTACCCTACCCAGTTCCCTAGTCCCAGGGCTGTTGGGTCCTCccgtctcccctccccttctcacaccccctccccaagtcACAAGTTTTCTCTTTGGGGCTTGTTGCTGCAGTCCCTGCTCCAGTACCGAGTAcctggctgggccctgggcacGCACAGGGGCCGTAGCCCCACTGTGTGTGGGAACCATGAGGATCCTGGCTAACAAGACAAGGTGTGTGGGTGTCGCGGAGGGCGGGATATGTGTGTGgagtgaggggaagggaagggcccAGTGGTGATGGGACTGAACTGTGCAGGCTTGGAGAGCGAGACCCCCTGAGTACCTGGCTTCCAGGCCACCGGCGGGCTAAAGGGGGGTCAGAATGGGAAGGCCTGCCCCGAGGCAGGAGCCCACAGCTTTAGTGCCTGGGCCCAGGGGACAGAGGGGAATGGCAACCAGCTAAGCCTGCTGTTCTAGTCCCTTCCAGCCCTTTCCTCTTAAAAACGGTTTGAGcagacccctgcccaccccactgtCGGGTCCGATGGCGCCCTCTGGCCTCAGTCTAGCTGGGGGtaggagctggagggaggggcggtgcctgcctccctccccttctccaggAGAAGCCGGCAGACAGGGCCAGGCGGCAGCAGCAGGACAGCAGAGCTGAAATAAATCTGAGCTGGTGTGGAATGAGGGGGGATAAATATCCTCTCCCGTGATGTGATCTTTCCAGCGGCTATTAATAGGTCTCCGGGGAGGGGGAGGCGGTGGGGGGAGCGGGCTGGAGCTTAAAGGGCCCGCAGCCTAGGCTGCAGGAATCCTTGGCTTCAGTCTGCTTTGCACACCAGtcccctccccattttttttcctgctcctgCCTGCTGGCCAGGCATACTAGTAGACCCCCTTGAGGCATTCCCCTCCTGCTCTGGGGAGCTGTCTGGACCAGTGGGTACCACTCTCTGGTGTGCTTTTCCCCGCTTCCCCAGGGGaatggggctggggcaggagcagTGACCCTCAGGTCCTGTGCCCCTTCCATGCTGGTGTTGGGACACATGGCAGTTGAGGTTGGGGACCTTGGAAAGAGTCTGAAGACGGCAAACCCTTGACAAGAGGATGCTTAAGTGTTGGCCAGGTGCTAGTGGAGGGGGGTTGCCATGGAGGCTTGCAGTCTGTTGGAtgccgggggctgggggtgggttgGATTCTGCCAATGTGAGGCCCTGGTTTTTGTTTGAATTGTGGGGATTGGAGGGTGGAGGAGGTTGTCCCATCTTCACTGCCCAAGGTGGAGAGGGGAATCAGCCCTTCTCTGAGGAGCCGTGGAGGGGGGTAGGGGATAGCTGGTGGTCTTAAGATGCCACTCAGCCCCCACCTCCCCTACCACTAGGTGAGGCAGGATGGGGCGATTAAAATCCAGGCATGCTACACCCCTAGCAGGATTAACTTTTCATGTCTCTTCCACCTTCTCCAGGTTACCCCACCCTAGGAGGAGAGAAGCTCCAGGGAGCCCGCCACTGTCCCCCCGCGGCCActgcccccctgccccagccaaGCCAATGCACCCAGAAAATAAGTTGACCAATCATGGCAAGACAGGGAATGGCGGGGCCCAATCCCAGCACCAGAATGTGAACCAAGGACCCACCTGCAACCTGGGCTCGAAGGGCGTGGGGGCGGGGAACCATGGGGCCAAGGCCAACCAGATCTCACCTAGCAACTCAAGTCTGAAGAACCCCCAGGCAGGGGTGCCCCCTTTCAGCTCGCTCAAGGGCAAAGTGAAGAGGGAGCGGAGCGTGTCTGTGGACTCCGGAGAGCAGCGAGAGGCTGGGACACCGTCCCTGGATTCGGAGGCCAAAGGTATCCCATTTCCTGATCCCCAAGACCCCAGCATCTTCCACAGCCCTAGACTCACACTGGGAGACCATCTTTCTAGCCCCCTTGCCTAATCCTCAACCCCcactcctctccagcatttatgccTGGGACACGTTTCTCTTACCCCCATTATACCCACCCATCTGGTCATTCTCTCAGGATTGGATGGAGATGTCTCATCCTTAGGTGCCACCCATGGAGGGGCCACATAGAGTGATGGGGCCTCTGGTCGGTCAGTCTCATGCCTCTCCTGCTTTCCCACCAGAGACCCCAGAGCGGGAGAGGGAGGTGCTCTGGGGTGAGGAGCAGACCCTCACACTTCCCAGGAACCTCCTGGTATCCTGGCTGGTGGGAGCTATGGTGTAGGCACTGGGGCCTGGAAGAGGAGCAGcagtttccccctccccccccagccctAATTAGAACCAGTTGTGGTTGGGGATTATGCTGGGCTTGgtgctgggtgggggaggggaggcaggcagcagggctgtagagagaaatcagaaacaaatgGTGTCGTGGTGGGGGCCAAGGGCTGGCAAAGGGCCCACCATGGCCGGGGCAGTGCCCCCTGGGGTGGGGCATCTGGGAGACGGGGCTTGGGAAGGATCCCGGGGTCTCTGGGTGCTCAGGCTGACCCCTGCCTGCCTGGGCAGAAGTGGCACCCCGCAGCAAGCGTCGCTGTGTGCTGGAGCGGAAGCAGCCATACAGCGGGGACGAATGGTGCTCAGGACCGGACAGCGAGGAGGATGACAAGCCCGTTGGGGCCACCCACAGTGAGTGCCCATCACTGCCACGGTGCTGTGGCCTATGGTGCCCCCAGAGGATAGCTGCCCTGAGGGAACTTCCCTCTCCTCATCTAGGGCTTTAGAAGGCCCAGCCTGGGAAGAGGGAGCAAAGGGTCAGGAGCCCAGGCTCCTCCTCTCCCATCTCACATCTCTGACTCAGTCCCTCCCTGCACTGTGACAGCTCCGTTGCTGCCTTCCAGGTGCTCAGTGGCCCCCTCTCCCTGGGGACCAGGGTGGGGTAGGTTGAACCTCAGGTGGCCTCTCCTGGCCACATCTACACCTCCTCCCGTGAATTCCTGGCCTATGCTGCCACCTACTGGTTATTAGAGGGAGGGCGGTGAGGGTCCAGCATCACTGGGAGCTGGACAGCTGGCTCGGCTGCGCAAAGCTGTGCTAAGCCTGGGTGTGAGCTGACATTGCCTGTGTCTCTGGTGCCATTCCCTACCCTCTAATTGACTCCTGGCAAGTGCCCGGAGCGCATCACCAGGACAAGGAGTGGGTGTGGGTGGATGCCCACCCCTCTCATTCTTGCATTGATCAGCATTTATTTGGGCCTGGCACTAGTGATGGGGGAGAAACGGACATACTCCTGCCCTTGGGAAGCCCATACACATTGATTTGATGCTTTCCCTCCAAGCTTATGTCTGTGTGTGGGGGGAAACAACTTAATGCGTAAGAAACTAACCAGAGAATGTTAAATTGTGAACTTGTCGAAAACCAGACtgtagaaagaaggaagaaaaaatatgcagGATACTTTTtgctactttgttttatttaatccttataacagccTTGTGAGGTAGGTGTTACTatgaggcagaggaggaaacagactcagcaGATGTTTGTGGAAAGAGCAGATCATGTCCGTGGAGGTGGTGTATGGGATCAAATACTGAAGCCTCTGTAGCTGGCTGGCACTTTCAAGGTCATCTGGtcccagccaccccccacccccaccccaggggacTCACTGGTGGTCCACAAGCCCCTGGCCAAACCCTTCAGTGATAGATGGGGGTGGTCACtgcttcccaggacagaccctccTCAATTCACTTTTATAACGCTAGACTGTACCATTGTAGAAACATGAAAACACAGGGAAATCAAAGAAGTTGTTAACGTCCCATACCTGATACCAAGGCAAGCACTTACTGTTTTAGTTATATTGCCATTAGATTCTCGAAGGGTTCTTAATGGTAGGGCAGTATAATATAGaagttaagagcacagactctgcaATCAAACTGCCTTGGTTTATATCCTGGGTCTTCCACTTACTATCTGTGTAAATTTGGGaaagggcctcagtttcctcatctgtaaaaataacCTTTTCCTCTTAGCATTGTTGTGAGGAGTCAATGAGTTGAGACATGTAGCACACTTAGAACagtgttagctttttttttttttctggctgcagtgggtctttgttgctgcacgtgagctttctctagttgaggtgagcaggggctactgttcgctgcggtgcgcgggcttctcattgtggtggcttctcttgttgcggagcatgggctctaggctcatgggcttcagtagttgtggcacgtgggctcagtagttgtggcttgcgggctctagagcacaggctcggtagttgtggtgcacgggctcagttgctccgcggcatgtgggatcttcccgacgagggctcgaacccgtgtcccctgcattggcaggcagattcttaaccactgcgccaccagggaagtccccagtgttTAGCTTTTATTGTTATCATTGTACTAGaagttattttattgaaataaagccTGCCTCTCTCCCCATAACTCATCCCCAGGAGTCCTAGTTCTGTGTATTGAATGTGTACCTTCCTCTTCCCCAGGGCAGCCCTCACACACTGAGGTCAGCTCTCAAGTTCCCCTCCCCCGCCAAACTTCTGGCTTTGTTATTCTATGTAAAACTGGAGAGACTGGGTCCAGAGCAGGGCCGTTAAGGAGGTAGGAGTGTCAGAGAAGATTTCTTCAAGAAGAGGAGCCTGCCAGTGGGCCTGCGGGAAGGTGGCTGCTGCCCCAGCTCAAGGAAGACAACTTGGGGCAGTAGGTGCTCGCACTTACTGTCTGCAGGCCAGGCACTTGATGGTGGCAAAGTTCCACCCACTCACTAGACCTACGAATGACCAAGCGTAGATCTTCTGTAGGCGAGGACTTACAGTCAGGGCTGTGTGACCATGGAACAAAACCTCGCTCAGTGCCGAGGATGGCCAGTCTACCCTGGCAGTGAACCCAGTATGTCAGGCTTTTGTAACTCTCTCTTTTCTAAACAGTTTTTTAGTTTGTGACATGGTTGTGAACTTGCTGTAAAAATAGATTTCTTTgaccagcccctccctctcctgcaggGCTGGAGttagtgtttccattttacagatgaaggaactgaggcttagagagaggaAGCATCTTGTTCATAAGGTTGCAGAACAGTTAGTGGTAGGGCTAGAATGAAAACGATTCAGCGTTTGAATCATCAGCTGTACAAGCTCTTTGCCTTCTCCCCTCACCTGGCCAACGTGCATACACATGCCCAGACCATGGCGAGGGGTCGGAGCAGGGCCACGCTCGGGGCTCTGCAGCCCCTGCCTGGTGCAGACCCTGGCTCTGCACTGCCTGGCTGTGTCACCTTGGGTGAGTAACGCCATCCCTCTGAGGCTGTCAGGTGGAGTATACGACAAGTGGAGTGTACGACAGCTTCCTCCCAGGGATGTGACGATTAGATGGACTCACATCCGTAAGCATCCGTCAGGGTGCCAGGCATGCGGGAGCCTATTCATAAGGGTCctgttttccctctccctcctctccacgTGGTCTGCACAATTTCCATCCTTTTCAAAGGTCTAGGGCAAGTATAGAAACTAGACTAGTGAAAACGCCCGATTGGGGCCCCAGATGACCCTGTGGGCACGAGCTATGAAGCAGTGAGCCTCTCTGTCCCTGGGCATCTCTGGGATCGTACGGTAGCGGCAGGGCGGTGGGCGGCTGTCCCCCCACTGGATCTCCTCTCTAAATCTgggcctctttccctctcctctcctgtgcAGATTGTAATGTAGCAGACCCAGCCATGGCGGCCCCACAGCTGGGTCCTGGCCAAGCCGCCCAACTGCCCCTCAGTGAGAGCAGCGCACCCGGCCCCCCGCATGGGCCTCCGCCAGGCCTCCGGCCCGACGCCCCCGGGGGTGGAGGCGGGGGTGTCCCGGGAAAGCCTCCCTCACAGTTTGTGTATGTCTTCACCACCCACCTGGCCAACACGTAAGTGCCTCAGCCCTTGTTTGCCTAGCACCCCTCAGCCTGGGGTCCTGAGTGAGTgcctgcagggggccagggttggCTTGGGTTGGGCTGGGTGAGGTTGAGGGCTCCCTCCTGCCCGCCTCTCTGAGCTGTCTGTGCCCGACCCTCCTGTGTAGGGCTGCGGAGGCAGTGCTGCAGGGCCGGGCCGACTCCATCCTCGCCTACCACCAGCAGAACGTGCCCCGTGCCAAGCTGGACCAGGTGAGTGTGTCACCTGGCCTGGGCATGGTGCTCTGTGAGCAGCGGATTGGCCAGTGCATCCCCTTACCTGTCACGTGCTCTGCCTTTGTCCTCTTGCAGGCCCCCAAAGTGCCACCCACCCCAGAACCGCTACCCCTGAGCACGCCATCAACAGGCACCCCTCAGTCCCAGCCTCCTCCACTGCCGCCAccgccacccccagccccaggcagcgCCCCCCCTGCTCTGCCTTCCGAGGGGCCTCCTGAGGACACCAGTCAGGACCTGACACCCAACTCGGTGGGAGCTGCCAGCACGGGTGGTGGCACTGGGGGTACCCACCCTAATACCCCTACAGCTTCCACCGCCAACAACCCGCTGCCTCCTGGAGGAGAGCCCAGCAGCGCTCCCGGCCCTGCCCTGCTTGGGGAGGCCCCCACTGGCAATGGGCAGCGGAGCCTGGTGGGCTCAGAGGGCCTGTCCAAGGAGCAGCTGGAGCATCGGGAGCGTTCCCTCCAGACGCTTCGAGACATTGAACGGCTGCTGCTCCGCAGCGGGGAGACTGAGCCCTTCCTCAAGGGGCCCCCTGGAGGAGCAGGCGAGGGGGGACCACCAGCACaagcccctcctgccccccagcaGCCACCCACGGCCCCGGCCAGCGGGCTGAAGAAGTACGAGGAGCCCCTGCAGTCCATGATTTCGCAGACACAGAGCCTCGGGGGCCCCCCGCTGGAGCATGACGTGCCTGGGCACCCCCCGGGTGGGGACATGGGGCAGCAGATGAGCATGGTGATGCAGAGGCTGGGCCAGGACAGCTTGACACCTGAGCAGGTGGCGTGGCGCAAGCTGCAGGAAGAGTACTACGAGGAGAAACGGCGGAAGGAGGAGCAGATCGGGCTGCATGGGGGCCGCCCACTGCAGGACATGATGGGCATGGGGGGCATGATGGTGAGGGGACCACCGCCTCCCTACCACAGCAAGCCTGGCGATCAGTGGCCCCCCGGGATGGGAGCCCAGCTGCGGGGGCCCATGGATGTCCAAGATCCCATGCAGCTCCGGGGTGGACCACCCTTCCCCGGTCCCCGTTTCCCAGGCAACCAGATGCAACGGGTGTCTGGGTTTGGGGGCATACAGGGTATGCCCATGGAGGTGCCCATGAATGCCATGCAGAGGCCTGTGAGGCCGGGTATGGGCTGGACTGAAGACTTGCCCCCTATGGGGGGGCCTGGCAATTTTGCCCAGAACGCGGTGCCCTACCCAGGCGGGCAGGGTGAAGCCGAGCGATTTATGACCCCTCGGGTGCGTGAGGAGCTGCTGCGGCACCAGCTGCTGGAGAAGCGGTCGATGGGCATGCAGCGCCCCCTGGGCATGGCCGGCAGCGGCATGGGGCAGGGCATGGAGGTGGAACGGATGATGCAGGCGCACCGGCAGATGGATCCGGCCATGTTTCCCGGGCAGATAGCTGGCGGCGAGGGCCTGGCGGGCACTGCCATGGGCATGGAGTTTGGTGGAGGTCGGGGCCTCCTGAGTCCCCCCGTGGGGCAGTCTGGGCTGCGGGAGGTGGACCCGCCCGTGGGGCCAGGCAACCTCAACATGAACATGAACGTGAACATGAACATGAACATGAACCTGAACGTGCAGATGACCCCACAGCAGCAGATGTTGATGTCGCAGAAGATGCGGGGCCCCGGGGACGCGATGGGGCCGCAGGGCCTGAGTCCCGAGGAGGTGGCCCGGGTGCGGGCCCAGGGCGGCGGCGGCATGATGGGCGGCCCGCAGATGCCCTCGCAGTTTCCCAGCCAGGGCCAGCAGGGCTTCTCGGGGGGCCAGGGACCCTACCAAGCCATGCCCCAGGAAATGGGCAATGCTCAAGACATGTTCAGCCCCGACCAGAGCTCAATGCCCATGGCAAACGTGGGTACCACCCGGCTCAGCCACATGCCCCTGCCTCCTGCGTCCAATCCTCCCGGCGCTGTGCACTCAGCCCCAAACCGGGGGCTGGGCAGACGGCCTTCAGACCTCACCATCAGTATTAATCAGATGGGCTCGCCGGGCATGGGGCATCTGAAGTCGCCCACCCTTAGCCAGGTACACTCACCCCTGGTCACCTCGCCCTCCGCCAACCTCAAGTCACCCCAGACTCCCTCACAGATGGTGCCCTTGCCTTCGGCCAACCCACCAGGACCTCTCAAGTCACCCCAGGTCCTCAGCTCCTCTCTCAGCGTCCGTTCGCCTACCGGCTCGCCCAGCAGGCTTAAGTCTCCCTCCATGGCGGTGCCTTCTCCAGGCTGGGTCGCCTCGCCCAAGACAGCCATGCCCAGCCCCGGCGTCCCCCAGAACAAGCAGCCGCCCCTGAACATGAACTCCTCCGGCACCCTGGGCAACGTGGAACAGAGTGAGTCAACGGGGCCGGGCAAGTGGGCCCTGGCCTCTGGCGCAGGGAGCCTCCCCGGTGGGGGTGTTCTTGCTGGGCCAGGGGAGTGAGTTAAGGCACCTGTGCCAGGGCCCAGAGGTAGACGGCTCTGCCCGAGGGGCAGACGCTGGCAGCTGTGTGTGCGCTTTCACAGGGAGCACCGCGTTCATCTCCCAGGCATTTCAAGGGGGTCATATTTGGGATCTCCCCACTGCCTGGGGCCATGAGGCTGCAGGAACTTCTTGGAGACCGGTGGGCTGTAGTGACAGTGGGGGGCCTGTGTTGAGTGGGACATCTGTGCCTGGAGGGGTCAGGTGGAGATTTGGCAGCTGACCTCTTCCTAAGTCCCCAGTGTGAGCAGCCAAATTGATCTTCCCCTCCCGTCACCCCCTGCTCTTTCTGTCTCCCCACTTCTGTAGGTGCCCTCCCACCTAGCGGCCCCCGGAGCAGCTCCTCAGCGCCTCCCGCCAACCCTCCCAGCGGCCTCATGAACCCCAGCCTGCCATTCACTTCCTCCCCAGACCCCACGCCTTCCCAGAACCCCCTGTCACTGATGATGTCCCAGATGTCCAAGTACGCCATGCCCAGCTCCACCCCGCTCTACCACAATGCCATCAAGACCATCGCCACCTCAGACGACGAGCTGCTGCCCGACCGGCCCCTGCTCCCCCCGCCACCACCACCGCAGGGCTCTGGGCCAGGTGCGGGTACAGGGAGGGGCCGCGGGGAGAAGAGCTGATGCAGGCACTGGGAGTGGGAAGAGTTGCCACGGCCAGCGGCTGCCCCTGTGGTCCTGCTGGCTTTTTTGTGCTTCCAAAGAGCTCtgggcggcggggtgggggggggtgtccCAGGACACAGTTCGCATTCGTTGTCGCTCAGTGAAGCCAAGCCCGGAAAGCTGGAGTGGTCTTTCCACCTACTGATGTGTCCCTGGCCGGATAGGCCAGAGCTTGGGCCTCTTGGCTTCTCACCTAAGTGCCTGGAGTCCCTTCCCTCGCAGCTAGGGCAGGCCAACGGTGAAAGCCCTCAGCCCTGGTACCAGCctggctggggagtggggaaggactGAGTTCTGCACCCTTCCCCAGCTGGGTGCACACGGTTCCTGACCCCCGTTTCTCTTCCCCTGCAGGGATCAGCAATAACCAGCCCACCCAGATGCACCTGAACTCGGCTGCTGCCCAGAGCCCCATGGGCATGAACCTGCCAGGCCAGCAGCCCCTGTCCCATGACCCCCCACCTACCAtgttgccctcccccacccctctgggCTCCAACATTCCACTGCACCCCAATGCACAGGGGACAGGAGGGCCCCCTCAGAACTCGATGATGATGGCTCCAGGGGGCCCAGACTCCCTGAATGCCCCCTGCGGCCCTGTGCCCAACTCCTCCCAGATGCTGCCCTTCCCCCCTCGGCTGCAGCAGCCCCACGGTGCCATGGCCCCtagtgggggcgggggcgggggaccCAGCCTGCAGCAGCACTACCCTTCAGGCATGGCCCTGCCCCCAGAGGACCTGCCCAGCCAGCCGCCAGGCCCCCTGCCCCCCCAGCAGCACCTGATGGGCAAAAGCATGGCCGGCCGCATGGGCGACGCATACCCCCCGGGCGTGCTCCCGGGGGTGGCGTCAGTGCTGAACGACCCTGAGCTGAGCGAGGTGATCCGGCCCACCCCGACGGGGATCCCCGAGTTCGACTTGTCCAGGATCATCCCCTCGGAGAAGCCAAGCAGCACCCTCCAGTACTTCCCCAAGAGCGAGAACCAGCCCCCCAAGGCCCAGCCCCCCAATCTGCATCTCATGAACCTGCAGAACATGATGGCGGAGCAGACCCCTTCCCGGCCCCCCAACCTCCCGGGCCAGCAGGGCGTCCAGCGGGGGCTCAACATGTCCATGTGCCACCCCGGACAGATGTCCTTGCTGGGCAGGACAGGTGTGCCCTCACAGCAGGGCATGGTGCCCCATGGCCTGCACCAGGGGGTCATGGCCCCTCCGCAAGGCCTCATGACGCAGCAGAATTTCATGCTGTTGAAGCAGCGGGGAGTGGGCGGTGAGGTCTACAGCCAGCCCCCCCACATGCTGCCCCCGCAGGGCTCTCTCATGGGTCCCCCGCCCCAGCAGAACCTCATGGTGTCCCACCCGCTGCGTCAGCGCAGTGCGTCTCTGGACGGCCCGATGGGCTACCTCCCGGCGCCGGGCGGCATGGCCCACCTGCCCTTCTAGCAGTCCCCGCggggggctggagctggggcgGCACTGCAAATAGGATAACCTTAAGAAAGTTTCTTCCCCTTCGGTGTTGGGATGGCCTGGGtcaaggggtggggtggagggggtgggagggggcttgTGTGGGGAGTGGCATTTGTGGAAACCAGATGTGCTGGCAGCTTAGGGGGAAGTggcagagaggggtgggggaTCTGGGATGGGGGTTGGTCCCATTTCGGCCGCCaggactgcccctcccccaccccaccacccccagtcCTACGGAGCCTcgattttctctctttctctgcttccgCCCTCTTCAGCTTTGCTTTCAGAGCCCTGTATCTAATCCTTGGCAGGgagtggaaggagaggagaggtctctccctctccctccccttcctgctgCTGTCTCCTCCGGGAGCTTCACTTTCCTCCTCTTGGtttctctgcccccacccccccgtttttccttctgtcttctcctgcctcagttcctCTCCCTGATGATGTGGCTgaccccctctcccaccccaacctGCAGGCGGCTGGCCAGGTGGGCAGGCGCCAGCCGTAGCTGTAAATAGAGCGCTGCGCTTTTGTGCCGGTTTGTGCGTGTGCTGTATTTCTGTGTTTTGATAGAAGTCAcacaaaaaaaaggataaaagaaaccCTTCCCCCCTTTTTCAAGTGATTGCCCCTTCCATTCCCCTGGACCCAGGGGCACGCAGTCTGACACACCTACCCGCTGTGGCAGTGTCTCTGGGTCAATAAAGGATACCATTCCGGTCCCGTCCCCCAATGGTGAAATGACGTAGCTACACCCACACCTAAACTGAGGTCAGACCACCTAGGCGTCCACCTGGTGAGCCCCAGCAGGGCTGAGACCCCCCAGGGCAGCAGCCTGTCTGCTGCTGAGTGATTCAGGAGAACgcgtgcatgtgcatgtgtgtttgccCCACAGAGGTGACACGGGGCCCTGGCTTCCTAGCTGTGGATGTCTGCTGTCCCCTGCTGCTACATCTTAGCCAGAACTTGAAGTCCTTGGTCCCCAGTCTGGGATGAAGGCAAGGAGGACGAGGCGGAGACTGTGTGGCCCCCTCGTGTGGAGCCGTGGAGGGGTGGCCTGGGGGGCCGGATGGTCCTTTGCCCGCTGCAGTGGCTCTGGGCCAGGTAGCCCCCAGGGCCATGACTCTTCCAGAGGCTACCACTTACTTCCTATcaccaaaggaggaaaggaaaagggtTTGGCGgagtctgtctgtctccctccagcCTCCACCCGCTGAGGATGGAATAGATAGAGTGTTGGATTCCGAGCAGGAGGGCGTCTTCCCGCTTCTCTCTGCCTGGCCGATCACTGGCAAGGTCCCTCTGCCCAGAGCTCAGGGCTCTGTGCCCACCCAGGTGCAGCCACTgccttcccctcagcccctggctctTTCCCATACGAGCTCCCCACCCGCCTCTGGTCAGAGCTGAAGCCATACACGATTGGGTGTTTTGCCCCCCTCAGCCCCAGGAGTAAAACACTTCTCCTTTTCTCACTTCCTTTCCTGCCTTGTGAGGTGGCAGGGCAGCTACCTGGCTGAGGCCTTTTGTACCCCACCTCCAGGGCCCAGGGCCATTTCTAGACAAGGTGTCTTCTGCCGTGGCCCCGTCCCCAGCCTTCCTGACCTGAGGGCCTGGTCTCCCATTGGCAGCTGTGATACAAAGGGAATTTGTCCCCAGTTCTCCCCGTCTGGTGCTGTCCTCAGTACCCTGTCAGCCAGGTCAAGTGCTTCCTCTGGGGCTGGCTGCGAGCtcctgcctcccccagcccctcccaggggcCAGGGCCTGGTCCCCTGTGTTCAGGGGCCACCTGTCCTCAGTCCCGCCAGACACGTTCCCACCCTGTCTCAACCCGGGCCTCGTGCCCTTGAGTCCCCCACCCATGACCCAATACTCCCAAACCGACTCTTAAGTGTTTCCTGCGCAGAGGAGAGACGGGTCAGACTGAAAAGGGCCCGatgccctcccccttccccgctcctcccacctctgccaccagaCTAGCTTTCCAAGGTGAATTCCACAGGCCAGCTACTTCCCTCCATCCATGGCCACACCCCCAGCCATTTTGtaccattatataaatatatatataaatataaatatataaatacaatatgTGAAGACAtcttcttggtttttattttgaaacaatttttagGCTTGTTCCGGGGGTCTCTGTGCTGCCTGTACTGTATTGACCTGTTTTATAGGtgcctttttattaaaaagagaaaattaaaaatccagtttCTTGCTGTCTTGCTTCCGTGTCTGGCTCCTCCGCTGCCCAGCTTACTATTGGATGCTGGGAGGAAAAAGGGGCCCCGGGGGTTCCCTGGTGTTCCACGGTGAAGACCTAGTCCCCTGGGTCACAGCTCTGATCTC contains:
- the BCL9L gene encoding B-cell CLL/lymphoma 9-like protein isoform X1; protein product: MRILANKTRLPHPRRREAPGSPPLSPRGHCPPAPAKPMHPENKLTNHGKTGNGGAQSQHQNVNQGPTCNLGSKGVGAGNHGAKANQISPSNSSLKNPQAGVPPFSSLKGKVKRERSVSVDSGEQREAGTPSLDSEAKEVAPRSKRRCVLERKQPYSGDEWCSGPDSEEDDKPVGATHNCNVADPAMAAPQLGPGQAAQLPLSESSAPGPPHGPPPGLRPDAPGGGGGGVPGKPPSQFVYVFTTHLANTAAEAVLQGRADSILAYHQQNVPRAKLDQAPKVPPTPEPLPLSTPSTGTPQSQPPPLPPPPPPAPGSAPPALPSEGPPEDTSQDLTPNSVGAASTGGGTGGTHPNTPTASTANNPLPPGGEPSSAPGPALLGEAPTGNGQRSLVGSEGLSKEQLEHRERSLQTLRDIERLLLRSGETEPFLKGPPGGAGEGGPPAQAPPAPQQPPTAPASGLKKYEEPLQSMISQTQSLGGPPLEHDVPGHPPGGDMGQQMSMVMQRLGQDSLTPEQVAWRKLQEEYYEEKRRKEEQIGLHGGRPLQDMMGMGGMMVRGPPPPYHSKPGDQWPPGMGAQLRGPMDVQDPMQLRGGPPFPGPRFPGNQMQRVSGFGGIQGMPMEVPMNAMQRPVRPGMGWTEDLPPMGGPGNFAQNAVPYPGGQGEAERFMTPRVREELLRHQLLEKRSMGMQRPLGMAGSGMGQGMEVERMMQAHRQMDPAMFPGQIAGGEGLAGTAMGMEFGGGRGLLSPPVGQSGLREVDPPVGPGNLNMNMNVNMNMNMNLNVQMTPQQQMLMSQKMRGPGDAMGPQGLSPEEVARVRAQGGGGMMGGPQMPSQFPSQGQQGFSGGQGPYQAMPQEMGNAQDMFSPDQSSMPMANVGTTRLSHMPLPPASNPPGAVHSAPNRGLGRRPSDLTISINQMGSPGMGHLKSPTLSQVHSPLVTSPSANLKSPQTPSQMVPLPSANPPGPLKSPQVLSSSLSVRSPTGSPSRLKSPSMAVPSPGWVASPKTAMPSPGVPQNKQPPLNMNSSGTLGNVEQSALPPSGPRSSSSAPPANPPSGLMNPSLPFTSSPDPTPSQNPLSLMMSQMSKYAMPSSTPLYHNAIKTIATSDDELLPDRPLLPPPPPPQGSGPGISNNQPTQMHLNSAAAQSPMGMNLPGQQPLSHDPPPTMLPSPTPLGSNIPLHPNAQGTGGPPQNSMMMAPGGPDSLNAPCGPVPNSSQMLPFPPRLQQPHGAMAPSGGGGGGPSLQQHYPSGMALPPEDLPSQPPGPLPPQQHLMGKSMAGRMGDAYPPGVLPGVASVLNDPELSEVIRPTPTGIPEFDLSRIIPSEKPSSTLQYFPKSENQPPKAQPPNLHLMNLQNMMAEQTPSRPPNLPGQQGVQRGLNMSMCHPGQMSLLGRTGVPSQQGMVPHGLHQGVMAPPQGLMTQQNFMLLKQRGVGGEVYSQPPHMLPPQGSLMGPPPQQNLMVSHPLRQRSASLDGPMGYLPAPGGMAHLPF